In Ailuropoda melanoleuca isolate Jingjing chromosome 4, ASM200744v2, whole genome shotgun sequence, the following proteins share a genomic window:
- the CERS4 gene encoding LOW QUALITY PROTEIN: ceramide synthase 4 (The sequence of the model RefSeq protein was modified relative to this genomic sequence to represent the inferred CDS: deleted 1 base in 1 codon), whose protein sequence is MWSSFSEWFWQERFWLPPNNTWAALEDRDGLVYAHPRDMLAALPLALALVVMRFVFERFVGLPLSRLLGVRDQARRLVRPNATLEKYFLTEGWRPEEPQMALLAAQCGLTLQQTQRWFRRRRNQDRPCLTKKFCEASWRFGFYLCSFFGGLSVLYHESWLWTPAMCWDNYPNQPLKPALYYWYLLELSFYISLLITLPFDVKRKDFKEQVAHHFVTIFLIVFSYSSNLLRIGSLVLLLHDASDYLLEAGKMFNYTPWRKVCDTLFIIFSLVFFYTRLVLFPTQILYTTYYESIAKWSPFFGYYFFNSLLTLLQLLHVFWSCLILRMIYSFAKKGRMEKDVRSDVEESDSSDGEAAQEPRPLKNGAATGPGPAPADGPRSRLAGRLANGHAPAT, encoded by the exons ATGTGGTCCAGCTTCAGCGAATGGTTTTGGCAGGAGAGGTTCTGGCTGCCACCCAACAACACGTGGGCTGCCCTGGAGGACCGGGATGGCCTGGTCTATGCCCACCCGCGGGACATGCTGGCAGCCCTGCCCCTGGCTCTGGCCCTGGTGGTCATGCGCTTCGTCTTTGAGAG ATTTGTTGGCCTGCCCCTGAGCCGGTTGCTAGGTGTGCGCGATCAGGCCAGGAGGCTGGTGAGGCCCAATGCCACTCTGGAGAAGTACTTTCTCACAGAAGGGTGGAGACCCGAGGAG ccccagatgGCCCTCCTCGCTGCCCAGTGTGGCCTCACGCTGCAGCAGACCCAGCGCTGGTTCCGGAGGCGCCGCAACCAGGACCGGCCGTGCCTGACCAAGAAGTTCTGCGAGGCCAG ctGGAGGTTTGGCTTCTACCTGTGCTCCTTCTTCGGTGGCTTGTCCGTCCTCTACCAC GAGTCATGGCTGTGGACACCGGCAATGTGCTGGGACAATTACCCAAATCAG CCCCTGAAACCGGCCCTGTACTATTGGTACCTCCTGGAGCTGAGTTTCTACATCTCACTGCTGATCACGCTGCCCTTTGATGTCAAGCGCAAG GATTTCAAGGAGCAGGTGGCACACCACTTCGTGACCATCTTCCTGATCGTCTTCTCCTACAGCTCAAACCTGCTGCGCATCGGCTCTCTGGTGCTGCTGCTGCATGACGCCTCGGACTACCTCCTGGAG GCCGGTAAGATGTTCAATTACACGCCCTGGCGGAAAGTGTGCGACACCCTCTTCATCATCTTCTCCTTGGTCTTCTTCTATACTCGCCTCGTGCTCTTCCCTACGCA GATCCTCTATACCACGTACTACGAGTCCATCGCCAAGTGGAGCCCCTTCTTCGGCTACTACTTCTTCAACAGCCTCCTGAcgctgctgcagctgctgcacGTGTTCTGGTCCTGCCTCATCCTCCGCATGATCTACAGCTTCGCGAAGAAAGGCCGG ATGGAGAAGGACGTCCGCAGCGACGTGGAGGAGTCCGATTCGAGCGACGGGGAGGCGGCGCAGGAGCCCCGGCCGCTGAAGAACGGCGCGGCC ACAGGCCCGGGCCCGGCCCCCGCTGACGGCCCCCGGAGCCGCCTGGCTGGGCGGCTGGCCAACGGGCACGCGCCCGCCACATAG